Genomic window (Streptomyces yatensis):
CTTCCCGGCGTAGAAGACGTCGGCGTCCTCCCCCTCTGCCTTGAACGCCTCCCGCCAGGCCCGGCAGCGGTCCCGGAAGTCGGCCTCGTCGAGGAAGTAGGCGGGGGTCCCGAACTCCTCCGCGAGCGTCTTGACGTCGATCCCGCCGACGGTGGCGACACCGTCGGCGTTCCGGCCGACGGTGTGGGACCACACGCGGGGGTCGAGCTGATTGAGATCGGCGGGCGGCGCGGCGTAGTGCCCCTCGGGAAGGACATCGGCGTGGCGGGGCCCGGCGGGATGGGCGGAACGGCTCATGCTGTCTCTGCTGTCTCTCTCAAGGTCTTACAGAAGTTCAAGGTCATTCAAGGTCTTACAGATGTTCGGGTGCGCTGATGCCGAGCAGATGCAGGCCGCCGGCGAGCACCGCCCCGGCGGCGTCGGCGAGGGCCAGCCGGGAACGGTGGACGGCCGAGGGTTTGCGCTCGCCCGCGGGGAGCGCCGGGCAGGCGTCATGGAACCGGAAGAAGGCATCGGCGAGGGCGACGAGCTGCCGTGCGAGCCGATCGGGCGCACGGTGCCGGGCGGCGGCCTCGAGGGTGCGGGGGTAGTCGGCGAGGAGAGCGAGCAGGGCGGCCGCGGCGGGGTGGTCGTAGGCGCCGGGCTCGGGCGCGATGCCCAATTGGCCCGCGTTCCTCATCAGGGCCCGGGTACGGGCATGGGCGTACCGAACCCGGAAGAGGGAGCTGTCCTCCCGCTGGGACAGAAGATGGCCGGGGTCGAGATCGGGCAGATCGTGCCCGGCGGGCCGAAGCAGCGCCCAGCGGGCGGCGTCGGGCCCGAGACGGGTGAGCAGATCGCGCCCGGAAACCGGAACGGCCCGCACGACGGGCCCGTCACCAGGAACAACGACTCCCCCGGTGGCATCGACGAGCCCCCGCACCACATGAGCGACCAGCGCGGCCCGGACCTCATCACTGCCCCCGAGCGGAACCGACACCCCGGCGAGCGCATCGCCGTGCCCGTAGCGGAGCCCCTGGGAGAGGACGTCCCGCACGAGCTGAGCGTGGGAGTTGCCCTCAAGGGTGATGTTGAGGAACCCGGGCCCGGCGATATCGACGCGGGCGATCCCGGGAGCGAGTACAAGCCGCCGCCGCAAAACCTCGGCGACAACGAGCGCATCCCCCTCACCCCTGGCCAGCAGCAGGGCGACATTGGTGGCGTAATCCCCGCACCCGGGCCGAGGAGGAATCCGCACCTTCACCCGCTCCGGCACGGCAACGCACAGCTCGTCGTCCTCAACGGCACGACGCACGGTGTGCAGCACAGTGCGGGAGAGCTGGGCGGGAGTCACGGGACCAGCGTATGGGAGGAGGGGGGTACCGAAGCGAACCGGTTTCGCCCATCGGACGCGCACACGGGGCGCACCGAAACGAACCAAAGCCGAGACCCCCAGCCCGCAAGCGACGGGCCGGCCCTGGGGCCCACCACTACCCGGTGGGCCCCACAACCGGCTCGGCATCACCAGGAGCCGCCGCACCGGCCGCGCCCTGCCGCATCAGCCTCCGCACGAGCTCGACAAGATCGACGGGCTCGAAGGGTTTCGCGAGGAAGGCATCGACACCCAGCGCCTTCCCGCTGTCCATCTCGTACTGCGTACACGCACTGATGATCGCGACGGGCACATGACACGTTCGAGCATCAGCGCGCAGCCTCGACGCCGTATGCAGCCCATCGAGTCTGGGCATCACAACATCGAGAGTGATCACATCGGGCCGCACCTGGTGAACGATCTCCAGGCACTCGGCACCATCGGCCGCGGTCACGACCTCGAAGCCCTCCAGCTCGAGGTTGACCCTGATCAGCTGCCGGATGACCTTGTTGTCGTCGACGACAAGGACCCGGCCGGACAAGCCAGGCACACCCTGAAGAGTAGGCGCGCAGCCACGGCCGCGTCCGGGTTTTCCCCACTTCCGCCCCGTGCGAGGGACCTTTCCCCAAGACCCCTGCACCCCCACCTCCACATGCGGTATACGCCCCTCCGCTCCCCCTCCCACCAGCTCCCGATAACCGTTCATGACCACCCTCTGCGAGCTGATAGTGTTCTACCTGTCGCCGCGAGACAGCAGCGACAGGCCCCCGTAGCTCAGGGGATAGAGCAACGGCCTCCGGAGCCGTGTGCGCAGGTTCGAATCCTGCCGGGGGCACCTTGAAGAAGGTGCCAGCAGACCCCGCCATCAGCCCAGCGGCTGAGTGCGGGGTCTTCGCGTACGTGCGGCCGAGGACGACTGCAGGCGAAGAGCCCACGTTTTCGCCGCCATCTGGCCATCATCTGCATGGCGCCGCACTACGGCGTGGCCGCCGAGCATCGCAGCGGATCGATGCGACGCCCGGCGGCCCTCAGGCGTCAGGCGTCGCGCTTGAGGGTCTCCCGGATCCAGTCCGCGTAGGCCGGCACATTGGTGTACAGGCCTGGCCCGGCCGAGCACGCGACTCCCGGGGCCTGGGCCCGAGGTGGCTCCAACGAGTTCCCACCGCCCGTGCCGGCCCTTCTGGAGTTGCGGCCCACCGGAGTCCCCGAAGCACGCCATGGCCTCGGGCACGCGACTGATCGTGCACAGCCGGGTCCGGTCC
Coding sequences:
- a CDS encoding response regulator, with translation MPGLSGRVLVVDDNKVIRQLIRVNLELEGFEVVTAADGAECLEIVHQVRPDVITLDVVMPRLDGLHTASRLRADARTCHVPVAIISACTQYEMDSGKALGVDAFLAKPFEPVDLVELVRRLMRQGAAGAAAPGDAEPVVGPTG
- the nrtL gene encoding ArgS-related anticodon-binding protein NrtL; its protein translation is MTPAQLSRTVLHTVRRAVEDDELCVAVPERVKVRIPPRPGCGDYATNVALLLARGEGDALVVAEVLRRRLVLAPGIARVDIAGPGFLNITLEGNSHAQLVRDVLSQGLRYGHGDALAGVSVPLGGSDEVRAALVAHVVRGLVDATGGVVVPGDGPVVRAVPVSGRDLLTRLGPDAARWALLRPAGHDLPDLDPGHLLSQREDSSLFRVRYAHARTRALMRNAGQLGIAPEPGAYDHPAAAALLALLADYPRTLEAAARHRAPDRLARQLVALADAFFRFHDACPALPAGERKPSAVHRSRLALADAAGAVLAGGLHLLGISAPEHL